From one Musa acuminata AAA Group cultivar baxijiao chromosome BXJ2-6, Cavendish_Baxijiao_AAA, whole genome shotgun sequence genomic stretch:
- the LOC135615717 gene encoding putative glucose-6-phosphate 1-epimerase isoform X2, which translates to MQATAWDQNSVLEVVKDWNGIDQVVLRVPRGASARVSLHGGQVVSWKNERGEELLFTSSKAIFKPPKAMRGGIPICFPQFGNCGSLEQHGFARNKMWSIDYDPPPLRNDDGKEKVSVDLLLKPSEDDLKCWPHCYEFRLRVSLAMNGVLTMISRVRNINGKPFSFSFAYHTYLSVSDISEVRIEGLETLDYLDNLCQRKRFTEQGDAVTFESEVDRIYLGSPNVIAVLDHEKKRTFLIKKKGLPDVVVWNPWEKKSKSIADLGDEEYKQMLCVDGAVVERPITLKPGEEWTGRLDISSIPSTHFI; encoded by the exons CTACTGCCTGGGATCAGAACTCGGTATTGGAGGTGGTGAAGGACTGGAACGGAATTGATCAAGTGGTTCTTCGTGTGCCACGAGGAGCATCTGCTCGG GTTAGTTTGCATGGAGGACAGGTTGTTTCATGGAAGAATGAGCGGGGTGAAGAACTCTTGTTCACTAGCAGCAAG GCCATATTTAAGCCACCAAAGGCTATGCGTGGAGGAATTCCCATCTGCTTTCCACAG TTCGGAAATTGTGGATCACTGGAGCAACATGGATTTGCAAGGAACAAAATGTGGAGCATCGATTATGATCCTCCACCTCTAAGAAACGATGATGGCAAAGAAAAGGTTTCTGTTGACCTTCTGCTTAAGCCATCTGAAGATGATTTGAAGTGCTGGCCACACTG TTATGAGTTTCGCCTCAGAGTGTCTCTTGCAATGAATGGAGTTCTTACCATGATATCACGTGTTAGAAACATCAACGGGAAACCATTTAGTTTCTCGTTTGCTTACCATACATACTTGTCTGTTTCTGACATCAG TGAAGTGAGGATAGAAGGTCTGGAGACACTTGATTATCTAGACAATCTTTGCCAACGCAAACGATTCACAGAACAAGGAGATGCTGTAACATTTGAATCTGAG GTTGATCGAATTTATCTTGGTTCGCCAAATGTAATTGCAGTTCTTGACCATGAGAAGAAGCGGACTTTTCTAATAAAAAAGAAAGGACTGCCGGATGTTG TAGTTTGGAACCCATGGGAGAAGAAATCCAAATCCATCGCGGATCTGGGAGATGAGGAGTACAAGCAGATGCTGTGCGTGGATGGTGCTGTGGTCGAGAGACCTATCACCCTAAAGCCAGGTGAAGAGTGGACAGGGCGCTTGGACATTTCGTCCATCCCTTCCACCCACTTCATTTGA
- the LOC135615717 gene encoding putative glucose-6-phosphate 1-epimerase isoform X1, whose amino-acid sequence MGMSFCTPLGETAEQRMRRWQVTDSHYIKCKNSVLEVVKDWNGIDQVVLRVPRGASARVSLHGGQVVSWKNERGEELLFTSSKAIFKPPKAMRGGIPICFPQFGNCGSLEQHGFARNKMWSIDYDPPPLRNDDGKEKVSVDLLLKPSEDDLKCWPHCYEFRLRVSLAMNGVLTMISRVRNINGKPFSFSFAYHTYLSVSDISEVRIEGLETLDYLDNLCQRKRFTEQGDAVTFESEVDRIYLGSPNVIAVLDHEKKRTFLIKKKGLPDVVVWNPWEKKSKSIADLGDEEYKQMLCVDGAVVERPITLKPGEEWTGRLDISSIPSTHFI is encoded by the exons AACTCGGTATTGGAGGTGGTGAAGGACTGGAACGGAATTGATCAAGTGGTTCTTCGTGTGCCACGAGGAGCATCTGCTCGG GTTAGTTTGCATGGAGGACAGGTTGTTTCATGGAAGAATGAGCGGGGTGAAGAACTCTTGTTCACTAGCAGCAAG GCCATATTTAAGCCACCAAAGGCTATGCGTGGAGGAATTCCCATCTGCTTTCCACAG TTCGGAAATTGTGGATCACTGGAGCAACATGGATTTGCAAGGAACAAAATGTGGAGCATCGATTATGATCCTCCACCTCTAAGAAACGATGATGGCAAAGAAAAGGTTTCTGTTGACCTTCTGCTTAAGCCATCTGAAGATGATTTGAAGTGCTGGCCACACTG TTATGAGTTTCGCCTCAGAGTGTCTCTTGCAATGAATGGAGTTCTTACCATGATATCACGTGTTAGAAACATCAACGGGAAACCATTTAGTTTCTCGTTTGCTTACCATACATACTTGTCTGTTTCTGACATCAG TGAAGTGAGGATAGAAGGTCTGGAGACACTTGATTATCTAGACAATCTTTGCCAACGCAAACGATTCACAGAACAAGGAGATGCTGTAACATTTGAATCTGAG GTTGATCGAATTTATCTTGGTTCGCCAAATGTAATTGCAGTTCTTGACCATGAGAAGAAGCGGACTTTTCTAATAAAAAAGAAAGGACTGCCGGATGTTG TAGTTTGGAACCCATGGGAGAAGAAATCCAAATCCATCGCGGATCTGGGAGATGAGGAGTACAAGCAGATGCTGTGCGTGGATGGTGCTGTGGTCGAGAGACCTATCACCCTAAAGCCAGGTGAAGAGTGGACAGGGCGCTTGGACATTTCGTCCATCCCTTCCACCCACTTCATTTGA
- the LOC135615718 gene encoding ubiquitin-conjugating enzyme E2-17 kDa-like, whose protein sequence is MASRRIIKELKDLQKDPPTSCSAGPVGEDMFHWQATIMGPPDSPYAGGVFLVTIHFPPDYPFKPPKVAFRTKVFHPNINSNGSICLDILKEQWSPALTISKVLLSICSLLTDPNPDDPLVPEIAHMYKTDRTKYETTARSWTQRYAMG, encoded by the exons ATGGCGTCGAGGCGGATCATCAAGGAGCTGAAGGATCTGCAGAAGGATCCCCCGACCTCTTGCAGCGCAG GCCCGGTGGGTGAAGATATGTTCCATTGGCAAGCAACTATAATGGGTCCACCAGACAGTCCATATGCAGGAGGAGTTTTTCTTGTCACCATCCACTTCCCTCCAGATTATCCATTTAAGCCACCTAAG GTTGCTTTCAGGACAaaggtttttcatccaaacattaATAGCAATGGAAGCATTTGCTTGGACATCTTAAAGGAGCAATGGAGTCCCGCATTAACTATTTCCAAG GTGCTGCTGTCAATCTGCTCCCTCTTAACTGATCCAAACCCTGACGATCCGTTGGTCCCAGAGATCGCCCATATGTACAAGACAGATAGGACCAAATATGAGACCACGGCAAGGAGCTGGACTCAGAGGTATGCTATGGGCTAA